In a single window of the Azospirillum thiophilum genome:
- the xdhB gene encoding xanthine dehydrogenase molybdopterin binding subunit, with protein sequence MPDVVAPDVHAPAAPAPGAVSGRIEGAVHDPRRHESAHKHVSGEAVYVDDIAEPAGLLHVYLGLSARAHARIRAIDLSLVRHAPGVAAVFTAADVPGVNDISCMGKHDEPLFASTLVEHVGQPIFAVAAATRDHARRAARLAAIEYEDLPAILTIAAARDGERTLVTPPMTLAVGDAAAALAAAPQSVAGRLAIGGQEHFYLESQIAMAAPGEDGEVLIHVSTQHPTEVQHIVAHVLAVPSAAVTVEVRRMGGGFGGKETQSNLFAACTALVASRTGRAAKLRPDRDDDFQITGKRHDFEVDYRVGFDAGGVIRGVEMLFAARAGYAADLSGPVTDRALFHADNGYFYPAARLESLPLKTNTVSNTAFRGFGGPQGMVAAERVIDEIAFALGKDPLEIRKRNFYGTDPERDGRTLTPYHQTVTDNILPELVEQLEKTSGYWRRREEIRAFNGTSRILRKGLALTPVKFGISFTASHYNQAGALVHVYTDGSIQLNHGGIEMGQGLYTKVAQVVAEEFQVDISTIRPTATNTGKVPNTSATAASSGSDLNGKAAQAAARTIRERLVAFAAEKWGVAQDAVRFERNRVRVGDRDMSFAELASAAYIARVQLSATGFYKTPKIHWDRAAGRGTPFYYFAYGAACAEVTVDTLTGEYVVDRVDILHDCGRSLNPAIDKGQIEGGFVQGMGWLTMEELWWDGQGRLRTHAPSTYKIPACSDRPRIFNVALLENAPNREDSIFRSKAVGEPPLMLGMAVLHALSDAVASVADHRFCPRLDAPATPERVLGCIGRLRERVAGGGVGPLPNPPPPSAVEGTAADPARAPSPAESGGGSGRGPDASSEPAPRPA encoded by the coding sequence ATGCCTGATGTCGTGGCTCCCGACGTGCATGCTCCCGCCGCGCCTGCGCCCGGCGCGGTTTCCGGCCGCATCGAGGGCGCGGTCCATGACCCGCGCCGGCACGAAAGCGCGCACAAGCATGTCAGCGGCGAGGCGGTCTATGTCGACGACATCGCCGAGCCGGCCGGGCTGCTGCATGTCTATCTCGGCCTCAGTGCCCGCGCCCATGCCCGCATCCGCGCCATCGACCTGTCGCTGGTGCGCCACGCGCCCGGCGTGGCGGCGGTCTTCACCGCCGCCGACGTGCCGGGGGTGAACGACATCAGCTGCATGGGCAAGCATGACGAGCCGCTGTTCGCCTCCACCCTGGTCGAGCATGTCGGGCAGCCGATCTTCGCCGTCGCCGCCGCGACCCGCGACCATGCCCGCCGGGCGGCGAGGCTGGCGGCGATCGAGTATGAGGATCTGCCGGCAATCCTGACCATCGCCGCCGCGCGCGACGGCGAGCGGACCTTGGTCACCCCGCCGATGACCCTCGCCGTCGGCGATGCCGCCGCGGCGCTGGCCGCCGCCCCGCAGAGCGTGGCGGGCCGGCTCGCCATCGGCGGGCAGGAGCATTTCTACCTGGAAAGCCAGATCGCCATGGCGGCGCCGGGCGAGGATGGCGAGGTGCTGATCCACGTCTCGACCCAGCATCCGACGGAGGTGCAGCACATCGTCGCCCATGTGCTGGCGGTGCCGAGCGCCGCGGTGACGGTGGAGGTGCGGCGGATGGGCGGCGGCTTCGGCGGCAAGGAGACGCAGTCGAACCTGTTCGCCGCCTGCACCGCGCTGGTCGCGTCCCGCACCGGCCGCGCCGCCAAGCTGCGGCCCGACCGCGACGACGATTTCCAGATCACCGGCAAGCGCCATGATTTCGAGGTCGATTACCGTGTCGGCTTCGACGCCGGCGGGGTGATCCGGGGGGTGGAGATGCTGTTCGCGGCCAGGGCCGGCTATGCCGCCGATTTGTCGGGGCCGGTGACCGACCGCGCGCTTTTCCATGCCGACAACGGCTATTTCTATCCGGCGGCCCGGCTGGAGTCCTTGCCGCTGAAGACCAACACGGTGTCCAACACTGCCTTCCGCGGCTTCGGCGGCCCGCAGGGCATGGTCGCGGCGGAACGGGTGATCGACGAGATCGCCTTTGCGCTCGGCAAGGATCCGCTGGAGATCCGCAAGCGCAATTTCTACGGCACCGATCCCGAGCGGGACGGCCGTACCCTCACCCCCTATCACCAGACCGTCACCGACAACATCCTGCCGGAGCTGGTGGAGCAATTGGAGAAGACGTCCGGCTATTGGCGGCGGCGCGAGGAGATCCGCGCCTTCAACGGGACCAGCCGCATCCTGCGCAAGGGGCTGGCGCTGACGCCGGTGAAGTTCGGCATCTCCTTCACCGCCAGCCATTACAACCAGGCAGGCGCCCTGGTCCATGTCTACACCGACGGCAGCATCCAGCTGAACCATGGCGGGATCGAGATGGGGCAGGGGCTCTACACCAAGGTCGCCCAGGTGGTGGCGGAGGAGTTCCAGGTCGACATCTCCACCATCCGGCCGACCGCGACCAACACCGGAAAGGTGCCCAACACCTCGGCGACTGCGGCGTCCTCCGGCTCCGACCTGAACGGCAAGGCGGCGCAGGCGGCGGCGCGCACCATCCGGGAAAGGCTGGTCGCATTCGCCGCGGAGAAATGGGGCGTGGCGCAGGACGCGGTGCGCTTCGAGCGCAACCGGGTGCGGGTGGGCGACCGCGACATGAGCTTCGCCGAACTGGCGAGCGCCGCCTACATCGCCCGGGTCCAGCTGTCGGCCACCGGCTTCTACAAGACGCCGAAGATCCATTGGGACCGCGCCGCCGGGCGCGGCACGCCCTTCTATTACTTCGCCTATGGCGCCGCCTGCGCCGAGGTGACGGTCGACACGCTGACCGGCGAATATGTCGTGGATCGGGTGGACATCCTGCATGATTGCGGCCGGTCGCTGAACCCGGCCATCGACAAGGGGCAGATCGAGGGCGGCTTCGTCCAGGGCATGGGCTGGCTGACCATGGAGGAGCTGTGGTGGGACGGGCAGGGGCGCCTGCGCACCCACGCCCCCAGCACCTACAAGATCCCGGCCTGCTCAGACCGGCCGCGCATCTTCAACGTGGCCCTGCTGGAGAATGCGCCCAACCGCGAGGACAGCATCTTCCGCTCCAAGGCGGTGGGCGAGCCGCCGCTGATGCTGGGCATGGCGGTCCTGCATGCGCTGTCCGACGCGGTGGCGAGCGTGGCGGACCACCGGTTCTGTCCGCGGCTGGACGCGCCGGCCACGCCGGAACGGGTGCTGGGCTGCATCGGGCGCCTGCGGGAGCGGGTGGCGGGGGGCGGCGTCGGCCCCCTCCCTAACCCTCCCCCGCCTTCGGCGGTGGAGGGGACTGCCGCCGATCCGGCGCGTGCTCCCTCTCCCGCTGAAAGCGGGGGAGGGTCGGGGAGGGGGCCCGACGCGTCCTCCGAACCGGCCCCCCGACCGGCATGA
- the lptF gene encoding LPS export ABC transporter permease LptF, whose translation MNRLQRYLFRNLLIATLYSTAGLTLTIWLSQSLRLIEIVVSAGAPMGMFLWLLLLTVPTFLGIVLPLALVGAILFTYNKMAADSELVVMRAAGVGPLSLSQPALVLAAGVMVVVYVLNVWITPSAHRELVRMEYTVRSDYSQLFLREGVFNEVGDQFSVFLRDRDSDGNLHKVLIHDGRLPDKPVTIMGDRAVMQTGPEGTRFVVYDGNRQELDRKTNRLSQLFFDRYAVDLKAVAPQAAERWPDARERTTAELMDGNVPAQDDRMRRGLIAELHHRFSSPLLALSYALVALAALLSGEFNRRGQSSRVTIAVLLVMGLQAGALGLTSLAGKATVFVPLMYAMPLVVLLPALWVMSRGLMLRPGRGQDQSGQDTPGNGDGNGAGSGAATAGTR comes from the coding sequence ATGAACCGACTGCAACGGTACCTGTTCCGCAACCTGCTGATCGCCACCCTCTATTCGACGGCCGGCCTGACGCTGACCATCTGGCTCAGCCAGTCGCTGCGCCTGATCGAGATCGTGGTCAGCGCCGGCGCGCCGATGGGGATGTTCCTGTGGCTGCTGCTGCTGACGGTGCCGACCTTCCTCGGCATCGTGCTGCCGCTGGCCCTGGTCGGCGCCATCCTGTTCACCTACAACAAGATGGCGGCCGACAGCGAGCTGGTGGTGATGCGCGCGGCCGGCGTCGGGCCGCTGTCGCTGTCGCAGCCGGCGCTGGTGCTGGCTGCGGGGGTGATGGTCGTCGTCTATGTGCTGAACGTCTGGATCACCCCGTCCGCCCATCGCGAACTGGTGCGCATGGAATACACGGTGCGCAGCGACTATTCGCAGCTGTTCCTGCGCGAGGGCGTGTTCAACGAGGTCGGCGACCAGTTCAGCGTCTTCCTGCGCGACCGCGATTCGGACGGCAACCTGCACAAGGTGCTGATCCATGACGGCCGCCTGCCGGACAAGCCGGTGACGATCATGGGCGACCGCGCCGTGATGCAGACCGGGCCGGAGGGCACGCGCTTCGTCGTCTATGACGGCAACCGGCAGGAGCTGGACCGCAAGACCAACCGGCTGTCGCAGCTGTTCTTCGACCGCTATGCCGTCGACCTGAAGGCGGTGGCGCCGCAGGCGGCCGAACGCTGGCCCGATGCGCGGGAGCGCACCACCGCGGAGCTGATGGACGGCAATGTCCCGGCCCAGGACGACCGCATGCGCCGCGGCCTGATCGCCGAGCTGCACCACCGCTTCTCCTCGCCGCTGCTGGCTCTGTCCTATGCGCTGGTGGCGCTGGCGGCGCTGCTGTCGGGCGAGTTCAACCGGCGTGGCCAATCCTCGCGCGTCACCATCGCCGTGCTGCTGGTGATGGGGTTGCAGGCCGGGGCGCTCGGGCTGACCAGCCTGGCCGGCAAGGCGACCGTCTTCGTGCCGCTGATGTACGCCATGCCGCTGGTGGTGCTGCTGCCGGCCCTGTGGGTGATGTCGCGCGGGCTGATGCTGCGGCCCGGACGCGGGCAGGACCAATCCGGGCAGGATACCCCCGGAAATGGTGACGGGAATGGGGCGGGGAGCGGCGCCGCTACGGCCGGGACGCGATGA
- the xdhA gene encoding xanthine dehydrogenase small subunit yields the protein MRQRLRFYLGDELREIGDVDPTLTVLDWLRLSERRVGTKEGCAEGDCGACTVVVGRLDGDAVRYEAVNACIRFLATLDGCLLLTVEHLKGQDGALHPVQQAMVDCHGSQCGFCTPGFVMSLLALYLNEEKPDDRRIDDALAGNLCRCTGYAPIVRAAHAMYGIGGQGSDRFADREAWADRLKALRDEEILDVGTGGRRFLAPATVPQLAQLLLDHPGATIVAGATDVGLWVTKFQRVLATVIHTGRVGALRRIEDRGDALVIGAGVTYSEAAPAIAALYPDFGELIRRIGAEQVRNMGTIGGNIANGSPIGDTPPALIACAATLRLRRGDETRELPLEAFFIEYGRQDRREGEFVEAVILPKPGPGERFRAYKIAKRFDQDISAVCGAFRLRLDADGRVADIRIAFGGMAGTPRRAAGAEAALRGRDWSEETVREAMAALSGDFTPLSDWRASAGYRSMVAANLLMKFHIETSDPAADTRLAGDRRLAHA from the coding sequence ATGCGCCAGCGCCTCCGCTTCTATCTCGGCGACGAGCTTCGGGAGATCGGCGATGTCGATCCGACCCTGACGGTGCTCGACTGGCTGCGGCTGTCGGAACGGCGGGTCGGCACCAAGGAAGGCTGTGCCGAGGGCGATTGCGGCGCCTGCACCGTGGTGGTCGGCCGGCTGGACGGCGATGCGGTGCGCTACGAGGCGGTGAACGCCTGCATCCGCTTCCTCGCCACACTGGACGGCTGCCTGCTGCTGACGGTCGAGCATCTGAAGGGTCAGGACGGCGCCCTGCATCCGGTGCAGCAGGCGATGGTCGATTGCCACGGCTCGCAATGCGGCTTCTGCACGCCGGGCTTCGTCATGTCGCTGCTGGCGCTCTACCTGAACGAGGAGAAGCCCGACGACCGGCGGATCGACGACGCGCTGGCCGGCAACCTGTGCCGCTGCACCGGCTATGCCCCCATCGTCCGGGCGGCGCACGCCATGTACGGGATCGGCGGCCAAGGGAGCGACCGCTTCGCCGACCGCGAGGCTTGGGCGGACAGGCTGAAGGCCCTGCGCGACGAGGAGATCCTCGATGTCGGGACCGGCGGGCGGCGGTTCCTCGCCCCGGCGACGGTGCCGCAGCTGGCGCAGCTCCTGCTCGACCACCCCGGTGCGACCATCGTGGCGGGCGCCACCGACGTCGGGCTGTGGGTGACCAAGTTCCAGCGGGTGCTGGCGACGGTGATCCATACCGGCCGGGTCGGCGCCCTGCGGCGGATCGAGGATCGCGGCGACGCTCTGGTGATCGGGGCCGGCGTCACCTACAGCGAGGCCGCCCCCGCCATCGCCGCGCTCTATCCCGATTTCGGCGAGCTGATCCGCCGCATCGGGGCGGAGCAGGTACGCAACATGGGCACCATCGGCGGCAACATCGCCAACGGCTCCCCGATCGGCGACACCCCGCCGGCCCTGATCGCCTGCGCCGCCACCCTGCGGCTGCGGCGTGGCGACGAGACGCGCGAGCTGCCGCTGGAGGCGTTCTTCATCGAATACGGCAGGCAGGACCGCCGCGAGGGCGAATTCGTCGAGGCGGTGATCCTGCCGAAGCCGGGGCCTGGCGAGCGCTTCCGCGCCTACAAGATCGCCAAGCGCTTCGACCAGGACATCTCCGCCGTCTGCGGCGCCTTCCGCCTCAGGCTGGACGCCGACGGCCGGGTCGCCGACATCCGCATCGCCTTCGGCGGCATGGCCGGCACGCCCAGGCGGGCCGCCGGGGCAGAGGCGGCACTGCGCGGCCGGGACTGGAGCGAGGAGACGGTGCGAGAGGCGATGGCGGCGCTGTCCGGCGATTTCACGCCGCTGAGCGACTGGCGGGCCAGCGCGGGCTATCGCTCCATGGTCGCCGCCAATCTGCTGATGAAGTTCCATATCGAGACCAGCGATCCGGCGGCGGACACCCGTCTGGCCGGCGACCGGAGGCTTGCCCATGCCTGA
- a CDS encoding glycosyltransferase family 9 protein, with the protein MTRILFITSNRLGDAVLSTGLLGHLTETCPGARLTIACGPLPAPLFRSVPGLERLIPMPKRSYARHWLRLWLDCVTTRWDLVVDLRNSAVGRLVPARRRVFHAKAARPMHKVEENAAVLGLSPPPAPRLWIDAAARAEADALIPAGTGPFLAIGPTANWLGKEWPADRFARLASRLTGPDGPLAGARVAVLAAGPERERARPLLDALGPRAIDLTGRTDPMAAAACLERAALYVGNDSGLMHIAAAAGVPTVGLFGPGYPAIYGPWGPHGRAVTGSVPQAELLARVAADPDARGLMDGIGEDGVAKAALSLLPNRIGRVTSLRQG; encoded by the coding sequence ATGACCCGCATCCTCTTCATCACCTCCAACCGGCTGGGCGATGCGGTGCTGTCGACCGGGCTGCTCGGCCACCTGACCGAGACCTGTCCGGGGGCGAGGCTGACCATCGCCTGCGGGCCGCTGCCGGCCCCGTTGTTCCGCTCGGTGCCCGGGCTGGAGCGGCTGATCCCGATGCCGAAGCGGTCCTACGCCCGGCACTGGCTGCGGCTGTGGCTGGACTGCGTGACGACGCGCTGGGATCTGGTGGTCGATCTGCGCAACTCGGCGGTCGGGCGGCTGGTGCCGGCGCGCCGGCGGGTCTTCCACGCCAAGGCGGCCCGTCCAATGCACAAGGTGGAGGAGAATGCAGCGGTGCTGGGCCTGTCGCCGCCACCGGCCCCGCGCCTGTGGATCGACGCCGCGGCGCGGGCGGAGGCCGACGCCCTGATCCCCGCCGGCACCGGCCCGTTCCTGGCCATCGGCCCGACCGCCAACTGGCTGGGCAAGGAGTGGCCGGCCGACCGCTTCGCCCGGCTGGCCTCACGGCTGACCGGGCCGGATGGTCCGCTGGCGGGTGCGCGGGTGGCGGTGCTGGCCGCCGGGCCGGAGCGGGAGCGGGCGCGTCCGCTGCTCGACGCGCTGGGGCCGCGGGCCATCGACCTGACCGGCCGCACCGATCCCATGGCCGCCGCCGCCTGCCTGGAACGCGCGGCGCTCTATGTCGGCAACGACAGCGGGCTGATGCACATCGCGGCGGCGGCCGGGGTGCCGACCGTCGGGCTGTTCGGCCCCGGCTATCCCGCCATCTACGGCCCCTGGGGGCCGCATGGCCGGGCGGTGACCGGCAGCGTCCCCCAGGCGGAGCTGTTGGCCCGCGTCGCCGCGGATCCCGACGCCCGCGGCCTGATGGACGGCATCGGCGAGGACGGCGTGGCGAAGGCCGCCCTCTCCCTTCTGCCGAATCGCATAGGACGTGTGACCAGTTTGCGTCAGGGCTGA
- a CDS encoding flagellar biosynthesis regulator FlaF, protein MKPTPTYANKPTSDNPRDVEAWALAEAARRIIAASHAKDENAYREALQLNQRLWTIFQAAITEEDCGHPPEVRTNIAALSLLVDRETTSRLVDLDFSKIDTLVNINRNVASGLTAQGEFIAAQQATQPPPPAPGQPAGMRPAVPPRPMGQSDAPPVNRESLRISI, encoded by the coding sequence ATGAAGCCGACTCCCACCTACGCCAACAAGCCGACCTCGGACAATCCGCGCGACGTCGAGGCATGGGCATTGGCGGAGGCGGCGCGACGCATCATCGCCGCCAGCCATGCCAAGGACGAGAATGCCTACCGCGAGGCTTTGCAGCTGAATCAGCGGCTGTGGACCATCTTCCAGGCGGCGATCACCGAAGAGGATTGCGGCCATCCGCCGGAGGTGCGGACGAACATCGCGGCCTTGTCGCTGCTGGTCGACCGCGAGACGACCAGCCGTCTGGTCGATCTCGATTTCTCCAAGATCGACACGCTGGTCAACATCAACCGCAACGTCGCCAGCGGACTGACCGCCCAGGGCGAGTTCATCGCTGCCCAGCAGGCGACCCAGCCGCCGCCGCCGGCCCCGGGCCAGCCCGCCGGCATGCGCCCGGCTGTGCCGCCGCGCCCGATGGGCCAGTCCGACGCGCCGCCGGTCAACCGCGAATCCCTGCGCATCTCGATCTGA
- the xdhC gene encoding xanthine dehydrogenase accessory protein XdhC, translating into MTLLSATLADWLSRGEPAVLVTVAEARGSTPREVGAGMLVGRRTCAGTVGGGRLEWTAIAAARRMIGEGGAQETLDLPLGPATGQCCGGHVVLRLERAGRETAAALGERECRAADARPVLLLFGAGHVGRAMATAFAPLPLRLLWIDGRAQEFPAAIPPGVERILTDSPLDPLADAPAGAGYLVLTHSHALDFEIAEAALRRGDAAYVGMIGSATKRAKFERRFRARARDCDRDTGALDGLTCPVGAALTGDKRPEVIAALVAAELLVAFAKVPSVFMPA; encoded by the coding sequence ATGACCCTGCTGTCCGCAACCCTCGCCGACTGGCTGTCGCGCGGCGAGCCGGCGGTGCTGGTGACGGTGGCAGAGGCGCGCGGCTCGACCCCGCGGGAGGTGGGCGCCGGGATGCTGGTCGGCCGGCGGACTTGCGCCGGCACGGTCGGCGGCGGCCGGCTGGAATGGACGGCCATCGCCGCCGCGCGCCGGATGATCGGGGAGGGCGGCGCACAGGAGACGCTCGACCTGCCGCTCGGCCCCGCCACCGGCCAATGCTGTGGCGGCCATGTCGTGCTGCGGCTGGAGCGCGCCGGGCGGGAGACCGCCGCGGCGTTGGGGGAACGCGAGTGCCGCGCCGCCGACGCGCGCCCGGTACTGCTGCTGTTCGGCGCCGGCCATGTCGGACGGGCGATGGCGACGGCCTTCGCGCCGCTGCCGCTACGCCTGCTGTGGATCGACGGCCGGGCGCAGGAGTTCCCCGCCGCGATCCCGCCGGGGGTGGAGCGCATCCTGACCGACAGTCCGCTCGACCCGCTGGCCGACGCCCCGGCCGGGGCCGGCTATCTGGTGCTGACCCACAGCCATGCCCTGGATTTCGAGATCGCCGAAGCGGCCCTGCGCCGGGGCGATGCGGCCTATGTCGGCATGATCGGCTCGGCAACCAAGCGCGCGAAGTTCGAGCGCCGGTTCCGGGCGCGGGCGCGGGACTGTGACCGCGACACCGGGGCGCTGGACGGGCTGACCTGCCCGGTCGGCGCGGCGCTGACCGGCGACAAGCGGCCGGAGGTGATCGCGGCCCTGGTCGCGGCGGAACTGCTGGTGGCGTTCGCGAAGGTTCCGTCAGTCTTCATGCCAGCCTGA